Proteins encoded within one genomic window of Arachis ipaensis cultivar K30076 chromosome B08, Araip1.1, whole genome shotgun sequence:
- the LOC107612491 gene encoding G-type lectin S-receptor-like serine/threonine-protein kinase SD1-1 isoform X2, which produces MKVPDTVNCWYLNESMNLDECRTKCLGNCSCVAYTNSDIRGEGSGCALWSGDLYDLRILPDAGQDLYIRVPASELDSNNGRKVKIGVGVGVSVGVLCGLLLAFCLIWKRRKRATLKETNAALKDQSKEEQEEDPEVPLYDLSVIASSTDNFSDKNKLGEGGFGPVFKGTLENGQRIAVKRLSVSSGQGIKEFKNEIALIAKLQHRNLVKLHGYCIQNEEKLLIYEYMPNKSLDFFIFDQTQRTVLDWPRRFHIICGIARGLLYLHQDSRLRIIHRDLKASNVLLDDEMNPKISDFGLARILGGDQTADSTRRVVGTYGYIAPEYAIDGNFSIKSDVFSFGVLLLEIISGRKNRGEHNQKESTSLIGHAWNLWIQERPLDLVGEYLKESCNASEALRCIHISFLCLQQHPHDRPEMSSVILMLGSEIGLPKPKQPALFVREYSSSNKDYSSSNKSNLASVNELSISNVEAR; this is translated from the exons ATGAAAGTGCCTGATACTGTGAATTGTTGGTACCTGAATGAGAGCATGAATCTTGATGAGTGCAGAACGAAATGTTTGGGGAATTGTTCTTGTGTGGCTTATACGAATTCGGATATTAGAGGTGAAGGTAGTGGTTGTGCTTTGTGGTCTGGTGATCTTTACGATTTGAGGATTTTACCAGATGCAGGCCAAGATTTGTACATTAGAGTGCCAGCTTCAGAGTTAG ATTCAAACAATGGACGAAAGGTCAAGATAGGAGTTGGAGTTGGAGTCTCAGTTGGCGTATTATGTGGCCTTCTCTTAGCATTCTGTTTGATATGGAAAAGGCGAAAAAGGGCCACTCTGAAAG AGACTAATGCAGCATTAAAGGATCAGTCCAAGGAAGAACAAGAGGAAGATCCAGAGGTTCCATTATATGACCTATCAGTTATAGCTTCTTCCACTGATAACTTTTCAGACAAAAATAAGCTTGGAGAAGGTGGTTTTGGACCTGTGTTTAAG GGAACATTAGAAAATGGGCAAAGAATTGCAGTTAAGAGACTTTCAGTTAGTTCCGGACAAGGGATCAAGGAATTTAAGAATGAAATTGCCTTGATAGCCAAACTTCAGCATCGTAATCTTGTAAAGCTTCATGGATATTGCATTCAAAATGAAGAGAAATTACTTATATACGAATATATGCCTAATAAAAGTTTGGATTTCTTTATATTTG ATCAAACACAAAGAACAGTATTGGATTGGCCAAGACGATTTCATATAATTTGTGGCATTGCAAGAGGTCTTCTTTATCTTCATCAAGATTCAAGACTTAGAATAATTCATAGAGATCTTAAAGCAAGTAATGTTTTACTAGACGATGAGATGAATCCTAAAATATCAGACTttggattagctagaattttgGGAGGAGACCAAACTGCAGATTCTACACGTCGGGTGGTTGGAACTTA TGGATACATAGCACCAGAATACGCGATAGATGGAAACTTCTCAATAAAATCAGACGTATTTAGCTTTGGTGTTTTGCTGTTGGAGATAATATCAGGAAGGAAAAACAGAGGAGAACACAATCAAAAAGAAAGTACAAGCCTTATTGGACAT GCATGGAATTTATGGATACAAGAGAGGCCATTGGACTTGGTTGGTGAATACCTGAAAGAATCTTGTAATGCTTCTGAAGCATTGCGTTGCATTCATATTAGTTTCCTGTGTCTGCAGCAGCATCCACATGACAGGCCAGAGATGTCATCTGTAATTTTGATGTTGGGTAGTGAAATTGGTTTGCCTAAGCCAAAACAACCGGCTCTATTTGTTAGAGAATATTCTTCTTCTAATAAGGATTATTCTTCATCAAATAAGagtaatttagcttctgtcaatgaATTAAGTATCTCCAATGTAGAAGCTCGTTAG
- the LOC107612491 gene encoding G-type lectin S-receptor-like serine/threonine-protein kinase SD1-1 isoform X1, which yields MKVPDTVNCWYLNESMNLDECRTKCLGNCSCVAYTNSDIRGEGSGCALWSGDLYDLRILPDAGQDLYIRVPASELDSNNGRKVKIGVGVGVSVGVLCGLLLAFCLIWKRRKRATLKDHVETNAALKDQSKEEQEEDPEVPLYDLSVIASSTDNFSDKNKLGEGGFGPVFKGTLENGQRIAVKRLSVSSGQGIKEFKNEIALIAKLQHRNLVKLHGYCIQNEEKLLIYEYMPNKSLDFFIFDQTQRTVLDWPRRFHIICGIARGLLYLHQDSRLRIIHRDLKASNVLLDDEMNPKISDFGLARILGGDQTADSTRRVVGTYGYIAPEYAIDGNFSIKSDVFSFGVLLLEIISGRKNRGEHNQKESTSLIGHAWNLWIQERPLDLVGEYLKESCNASEALRCIHISFLCLQQHPHDRPEMSSVILMLGSEIGLPKPKQPALFVREYSSSNKDYSSSNKSNLASVNELSISNVEAR from the exons ATGAAAGTGCCTGATACTGTGAATTGTTGGTACCTGAATGAGAGCATGAATCTTGATGAGTGCAGAACGAAATGTTTGGGGAATTGTTCTTGTGTGGCTTATACGAATTCGGATATTAGAGGTGAAGGTAGTGGTTGTGCTTTGTGGTCTGGTGATCTTTACGATTTGAGGATTTTACCAGATGCAGGCCAAGATTTGTACATTAGAGTGCCAGCTTCAGAGTTAG ATTCAAACAATGGACGAAAGGTCAAGATAGGAGTTGGAGTTGGAGTCTCAGTTGGCGTATTATGTGGCCTTCTCTTAGCATTCTGTTTGATATGGAAAAGGCGAAAAAGGGCCACTCTGAAAG ATCATGTAGAGACTAATGCAGCATTAAAGGATCAGTCCAAGGAAGAACAAGAGGAAGATCCAGAGGTTCCATTATATGACCTATCAGTTATAGCTTCTTCCACTGATAACTTTTCAGACAAAAATAAGCTTGGAGAAGGTGGTTTTGGACCTGTGTTTAAG GGAACATTAGAAAATGGGCAAAGAATTGCAGTTAAGAGACTTTCAGTTAGTTCCGGACAAGGGATCAAGGAATTTAAGAATGAAATTGCCTTGATAGCCAAACTTCAGCATCGTAATCTTGTAAAGCTTCATGGATATTGCATTCAAAATGAAGAGAAATTACTTATATACGAATATATGCCTAATAAAAGTTTGGATTTCTTTATATTTG ATCAAACACAAAGAACAGTATTGGATTGGCCAAGACGATTTCATATAATTTGTGGCATTGCAAGAGGTCTTCTTTATCTTCATCAAGATTCAAGACTTAGAATAATTCATAGAGATCTTAAAGCAAGTAATGTTTTACTAGACGATGAGATGAATCCTAAAATATCAGACTttggattagctagaattttgGGAGGAGACCAAACTGCAGATTCTACACGTCGGGTGGTTGGAACTTA TGGATACATAGCACCAGAATACGCGATAGATGGAAACTTCTCAATAAAATCAGACGTATTTAGCTTTGGTGTTTTGCTGTTGGAGATAATATCAGGAAGGAAAAACAGAGGAGAACACAATCAAAAAGAAAGTACAAGCCTTATTGGACAT GCATGGAATTTATGGATACAAGAGAGGCCATTGGACTTGGTTGGTGAATACCTGAAAGAATCTTGTAATGCTTCTGAAGCATTGCGTTGCATTCATATTAGTTTCCTGTGTCTGCAGCAGCATCCACATGACAGGCCAGAGATGTCATCTGTAATTTTGATGTTGGGTAGTGAAATTGGTTTGCCTAAGCCAAAACAACCGGCTCTATTTGTTAGAGAATATTCTTCTTCTAATAAGGATTATTCTTCATCAAATAAGagtaatttagcttctgtcaatgaATTAAGTATCTCCAATGTAGAAGCTCGTTAG
- the LOC110262382 gene encoding G-type lectin S-receptor-like serine/threonine-protein kinase At4g27290, which yields MANSFFNMPISVITFFFFFFYLLLFTIPKTTAANHTISHSQSLTENQTLLSINTTFQLGFFTPNNSKNRYLGIWYNNLPVQTVVWVANREKPITTNIPSVLKINTTQNSTTLVVLQNNSVIWSTPPSRRASNPVLQLLDSGNLVLREQDDKTEKNYLWQSFDYPSDTLLSGMKLGKNLKTGLDRRVTVWKTVDDPSLGNLTWMMEVTTWPHPIQTTGSKKQFDSGPWNGLVYSSMPTRVRQPTFDYVYVSNEDEVYFMFHLVNNSVPTRMVLDATSYKRQYSVWDYGSQEWKAYNSLPRDFCEQYGVCGPNGNCDLSKLPAQACDCLRGFRPSMK from the coding sequence ATGGCAAACTCTTTCTTTAATATGCCAATTTCCGTcatcactttcttcttcttcttcttctacctcctTCTCTTTACCATCCCCAAAACCACTGCTGCAAACCACACCATATCTCACTCCCAGTCTCTAACCGAAAACCAAACCTTACTTTCCATCAACACAACCTTCCAACTTGGTTTCTTCACTCCTAACAACTCTAAAAACCGCTACCTCGGCATATGGTACAACAATCTCCCGGTTCAAACCGTGGTATGGGTCGCGAACCGAGAGAAACCAATCACAACAAACATCCCTTCTGTTTTGAAGATAAACACCACACAAAACAGCACCACACTTGTCGTCCTCCAGAACAACTCTGTTATATGGTCTACACCGCCGTCGAGACGCGCTTCCAATCCGGTTCTTCAGCTACTGGACTCAGGGAACCTTGTTTTGAGAGAACAAGATGATAAAACTGAAAAGAACTATTTATGGCAGAGTTTTGATTACCCTTCTGACACGCTTCTTTCAGGGATGAAGCTAGGGAAGAACTTGAAAACCGGCCTGGATCGACGCGTGACCGTGTGGAAAACCGTGGATGATCCTTCACTGGGAAACTTAACTTGGATGATGGAAGTTACAACCTGGCCACATCCAATACAAACAACAGGATCAAAGAAACAATTCGACAGTGGACCGTGGAATGGATTGGTCTACAGCAGCATGCCAACCAGAGTTCGCCAACCAACTTTCGATTATGTCTATGTCTCCAATGAGGATGAAGTTTACTTCATGTTCCATCTTGTTAACAACTCTGTTCCAACAAGAATGGTGCTGGATGCAACTTCTTACAAGCGTCAGTACTCGGTTTGGGACTACGGTTCGCAAGAATGGAAGGCTTATAACTCGCTGCCGCGAGATTTTTGCGAGCAATACGGCGTTTGCGGCCCCAATGGGAACTGTGATTTGTCAAAGTTGCCTGCTCAGGCATGTGATTGTTTGAGAGGGTTTAGGCCCAGTATGAAA
- the LOC107610641 gene encoding G-type lectin S-receptor-like serine/threonine-protein kinase At4g27290, giving the protein MQRMKNFHHFVPIIFHLFLYFLLSKTIAATDTLTQFQSLSENQTLVSKNGDFELGFFTLDNSTNINYYLGIWYKNIPVRTIVWVANRENPATNHNFVVLLINNTANSTILLTQKNKNTVLWSVSISRKPKNPILQLLDSGNLVLRDENDENEEKNYLWQSFDYPGDTLLPGMKVGKDLRTGFDWRVTAWKNENDPSPGTLNWVMDVTNWPEPMQRIGTMKQYNSGPWNGVQYSAKPTNKPSPAFEFIYFADENQVYYMFKLVNNSVKARMMLNQTTNKIMQLVWTQGVWKMYGSMPRDFCDEYGACGPNGKCDMAESPNDCECLRGYRPKSPKEWIGLNYEGGCLRDKPLNCESDGFIKYVKMKVPDTENCWYLNQSMNSVECRDKCLRNCSCMAYANSDIRGEGNGCALWFGDLNDLRVQPNAGQDLYVRVPASELETRNGSKVKIEIAVGSTIFVVLCSLLLVLYFTCIRRRSSKAKENAAIMDSFIEEQEGHLELPLFDLSSLAKATGNFSINNKVGEGGFGPVYKGLLKNGQEIAVKRLCRGSVQGLKEFKNEIALIVKLQHRNLVKLHGCCIHNEEKMLVYEYLPNKSLDLFIFDQTRRKLLDWSKCFHMIFGIAKGLLYLHRDSRLRIIHRDLKASNVLLDSEMNPKISDFGMARILGGDQIAATTRRVVGTYGYMAPEYAIDGNFSVKSDVFSFGILLLEILSGKKNKGNHWENESTDLIGYAWDLWTEERPLEIVDDILKESCNLSEILRCIQISLLCLEQHPYDRPDMSSVIMMFGSEIPLPKPKQPALVVGEYAYQYDSANELSIEVLESRNCEQPHLKALKKYRKHSMEVLLSFILINLHLLLLVLLPFTYTSVSADSSSGLKNDTMCDYYRFCGANGNCDLTNSKICVCLDGFTPKDPTSYDSSDFKMGCVKNKAWNCSTDVFVRYSVLHEPNGTSSLLNQQSLGGEDCKGKCSSDCSCMAYTIIGTGCKLWSGDLFDVRFVKEGGQGIYIRTPASDKAGKKGGGGGNQGKNEGLVVGIVVGSTIIVISGMIVASCCFLRKRTQSKALGHVRINEMVSYQTHTNEQKEDLGLPLFDLKRIAVATDNFSPNNKLGEGGFGPVYKGILDDGRQIAVKRLSSSSGQGLHEFKTEVKLIAKLQHRNLVKLFGCCIQEKEKLLIYEYMPNRSLDYFIFDQTQGNVLDWPKRFNIIRGIARGLLYLHQDSRLRIIHRDLKASNVLLDNKLDPKISDFGLARSFGGDQSNANTNRVVGTFGYMAPEYAVNGQFSVKSDVFSFGVLILEIVSGKRNRKFYYSNNNDSLYGHAWDLWKQGRSLELVDESLKDSWNLSEVERCIHIGLLCAQQYPHDRPTMSSVVLMLGSDFDLPLPEIPTFFIVEPFDASSSSTGKNDLSITEMEAR; this is encoded by the exons ATGCAAAGAATGAAAAACTTTCACCACTTTGTACCAATTATTTTCCacctttttctctattttcttctctCCAAAACCATAGCTGCAACAGATACCTTAACTCAATTCCAGTCTCTAAGTGAAAACCAGACATTAGTTTCCAAGAATGGAGACTTTGAACTTGGTTTCTTCACTCTTGATAACTCCACCAACATCAATTATTACCTTGGCATTTGGTACAAGAACATCCCAGTCAGAACCATAGTTTGGGTTGCAAATCGTGAAAATCCCGCCACAAATCACAACTTTGTTGTGTTGCTGATAAACAACACAGCAAATAGCACAATCCTCCTTActcagaaaaacaagaacactgtTCTATGGTCTGTGAGCATATCAAGAAAACCCAAGAATCCAATTCTACAACTGTTGGATTCAGGAAACCTTGTTCTgagagatgaaaatgatgagaATGAAGAGAAGAACTATCTATGGCAAAGTTTTGATTATCCTGGAGATACACTCTTGCCAGGAATGAAGGTTGGGAAGGATTTAAGAACTGGTTTTGATTGGCGCGTAACGGCGTGGAAGAATGAGAATGATCCTTCACCAGGAACCTTGAATTGGGTTATGGATGTTACCAATTGGCCTGAACCGATGCAGAGGATTGGAACAATGAAGCAGTACAATAGTGGTCCTTGGAATGGAGTTCAATACAGTGCCAAACCAACAAACAAGCCTAGCCCAGCTTTCGAGTTCATCTACTTTGCTGATGAAAACCAAGTTTACTACATGTTCAAACTTGTTAACAACTCTGTCAAAGCTAGAATGATGTTGAACCAAACCACAAACAAGATTATGCAGCTTGTGTGGACACAAGGTGTTTGGAAGATGTATGGTTCGATGCCAAGGGATTTTTGTGATGAGTATGGTGCTTGTGGTCCTAATGGGAAATGTGACATGGCTGAGTCTCCAAATGATTGTGAATGTTTGAGAGGGTATAGGCCTAAGTCGCCAAAAGAATGGATCGGATTGAATTATGAAGGAGGTTGCTTGCGCGACAAGCCACTGAATTGCGAAAGCGACGGGTTTATCAAGTATGTTAAGATGAAGGTGCCTGATACTGAGAATTGTTGGTACTTAAATCAGAGTATGAACTCGGTTGAGTGCAGAGATAAGTGCTTGAGGAATTGTTCTTGTATGGCTTATGCGAATTCGGATATTCGAGGAGAAGGCAATGGTTGTGCTTTGTGGTTTGGTGATCTTAATGACTTGAGAGTTCAACCAAATGCAGGGCAAGATCTTTATGTTAGAGTTCCTGCCTCAGAATTAG AGACAAGAAATGGAAGCAAGGTCAAGATAGAAATTGCAGTTGGAAGCACTATTTTTGTTGTATTATGTAGCTTGCTCTTAGTTCTCTACTTCACTTGCATAAGAAGAAGAAGTTCCAAGGCCAAAG AGAATGCAGCAATAATGGATAGTTTCATTGAAGAACAAGAGGGTCATCTAGAGCTTCCATTGTTTGATCTATCTAGTTTAGCTAAAGCTACTGGTAACTTTTCAATCAATAATAAGGTTGGGGAAGGTGGTTTTGGACCTGTATACAAG GGATTATTGAAAAATGGGCAAGAGATTGCTGTTAAAAGACTTTGTAGAGGTTCTGTACAAGGGctcaaagaattcaaaaatgAAATTGCGCTGATTGTTAAACTTCAACATCGTAATCTTGTGAAGCTTCATGGATGTTGCATTCACAATGAAGAGAAAATGCTTGTATATGAATACTTGCCAAACAAAAGTTTGGATCTCTTCATATTTG ATCAAACGCGGAGAAAGCTCTTGGATTGGTCGAAGTGCTTCCATATGATTTTTGGGATTGCAAAGGGGCTCCTTTATCTTCATCGAGATTCAAGACTTAGAATCATTCACAGAGATCTTAAAGCAAGTAATGTCTTACTTGACAGTGAAATGAATCCTAAAATATCAGATTTTGGCATGGCTAGAATTTTGGGAGGAGACCAAATTGCAGCAACGACGCGACGAGTGGTTGGAACATA TGGATATATGGCACCAGAATACGCAATAGATGGAAACTTCTCGGTAAAATCTGATGTCTTTAGCTTTGGCATTTTGTTACTGGAGATACTATCCGgaaagaaaaacaaaggaaatCATTGGGAAAATGAAAGCACGGACCTTATTGGTTAT GCATGGGATTTGTGGACAGAAGAAAGGCCTCTAGAAATTGTTGATGATATCCTAAAAGAGTCTTGTAACCTCTCTGAAATATTGAGATGCATTCAGATTAGTCTTCTTTGTTTGGAGCAACATCCATATGACAGACCAGACATGTCATCAGTGATTATGATGTTTGGAAGTGAAATTCCCTTGCCTAAGCCAAAGCAACCTGCTCTAGTTGTTGGAGAATATGCATATCAATATGATTCTGCCAATGAATTAAGTATCGAAGTCTTAGAATCTAGA AATTGTGAACAGCCACACCTCAAAGCGTTGAAAAAATATAGGAAGCACTCGATGGAAGTGCTTCTTTCTTTCATCCTAATCAATCTTCATctccttcttcttgttcttcttccttTCACCTACACCAGTGTCTCAGCAGATTCTTCCTCTGGGTTGAAAAATGACACCATGTGTGACTATTACAGATTTTGTGGAGCAAATGGGAACTGTGATCTTACAAACTCAAAAATATGCGTGTGTTTAGATGGTTTCACACCAAAGGACCCAACTTCCTATGATTCCTCAGACTTCAAAATGGGATGTGTTAAGAACAAAGCATGGAATTGCAGCACTGATGTGTTTGTTAGATACTCTGTGCTTCATGAACCAAATGGAACTTCTTCTTTGTTGAACCAACAAAGCTTGGGAGGTGAAGATTGCAAGGGAAAGTGCTCTAGTGATTGTTCTTGCATGGCTTATACTATAATTGGGACTGGTTGCAAATTGTGGAGTGGTGATTTGTTTGATGTTAGGTTCGTTAAGGAAGGAGGTCAAGGTATCTATATTAGAACACCAGCTTCGGATAAAG CAGGGAAAAAGGGTGGTGGAGGGGGAAATCAAGGTAAAAATGAGGGATTGGTCGTAGGAATAGTTGTTGGCAGCACGATAATTGTGATTTCTGGGATGATTGTGGCTTCTTGTTGCTTTCTCAGGAAGAGAACACAGTCAAAAG CATTGGGACATGTAAGGATAAATGAGATGGTTAGTTATCAAACTCATACCAATGAACAAAAGGAAGATCTGGGGCTTCCATTATTTGATCTGAAAAGAATAGCTGTGGCCACTGATAATTTCTCCCCCAACAATAAGCTTGGAGAAGGCGGTTTTGGCCCTGTATACAAG GGTATACTAGATGATGGGCGACAAATTGCTGTGAAGAGGCTTTCAAGTAGTTCTGGTCAAGGCCTACATGAGTTCAAAACAGAAGTAAAACTAATAGCTAAACTTCAACACCGTAATCTTGTAAAGCTTTTTGGATGTTGCATCCAAGAAAAGGAGAAACTACTCATTTACGAATACATGCCTAACAGAAGTTTGGactattttatttttg ATCAAACACAAGGGAATGTTTTGGATTGGCCTAAGCGCTTTAATATCATTCGTGGGATTGCTAGAGGCTTGCTCTATCTTCATCAAGATTCAAGGTTGAGAATTATACATAGAGATCTTAAAGCAAGTAATGTTTTGTTAGATAATAAGTTGGACCCCAAGATATCAGACTTTGGTTTAGCTAGAAGTTTTGGAGGGGATCAGAGTAACGCAAATACAAACAGAGTTGTCGGAACTTT CGGATATATGGCTCCAGAATATGCTGTTAATGGACAATTTTCAGTCAAATCTGATGTCTTTAGCTTCGGAGTTTTAATACTTGAAATCGTATCCggaaagagaaatagaaaatTTTATTATTCAAACAACAACGATAGCCTATATGGGCAT GCATGGGATTTATGGAAGCAAGGAAGGTCACTAGAGCTTGTAGATGAAAGCCTCAAAGATTCATGGAATTTGAGTGAAGTAGAACGTTGTATCCACATTGGTCTCCTTTGTGCACAACAATATCCCCATGATAGGCCAACCATGTCTTCTGTGGTTCTAATGTTGGGAAGTGATTTTGATTTGCCTCTACCTGAAATTCCTACATTTTTCATTGTTGAACCTTTTGATGCTTCAAGCTCCTCCACTGGTAAAAATGACTTGAGCATTACAGAGATGGAAGCTCGATAA
- the LOC107610642 gene encoding G-type lectin S-receptor-like serine/threonine-protein kinase At4g27290 — MALISFYLLFFLSKIVSATDTITQSQSLTENQTLVSKNENFQLGFFTLPQNSSNRYLGIWYNKIPVQTVVWLANREKPVTKEIPAVLMINKTQNNNDTLILHQNYSVLWSITPSRRARNMVLQLLDSGNLVLREKNDENEENYLWQSFDYPCDTLLPGMKLGKDLRTEFDRRVTAWKNEYDPSIGNLSWGMDVTNWPQQMQRVGSMKQYNRGSWNGIDYTGRPTIRPSPVFEFKYFADDEQVYFMFSLVNSSVKARMVLNQSSYKLLHLAWDEAAREWNVYGLLPRDFCDDYGACGPNGNCDVSKLPYACDCLRGFRPKSSRDWKAMNYQGGCLRDKPLNCESDGFIKYGKMKVPDTENCWYLNQSKNLEECRDTCLRNCSCMAYTNSDIRGEGNGCALWFGDLNDLRVQPNAGQDLYVRVPASELDTNNGDRMKIGFAVGGTITILSGLLLVLYFIFIRGRSATMKKCASVADHLKEEQEEDLELPLFDLSSIVSATDNFSINNKLGEGGFGPVYKGTLENGEEIAVKRLSRGSKQGVKEFKTEVALIAKLQHRNLVKLYGSCIQDQEKLLIYEYMPNKSLDLFIFDQTQRMLMDWSKRFHIICGIAKGLLYLHQDSRLIIIHRDLKTSNILLDSEMNPKISDFGLARILEVDQTSKTSRVVGTYGYMAPEYALDGNFSVKSDVYSFGILLLEIITGKKNKGNHRQKDGTNLIEYAWNFWTEGRPLELIDEYMIDYCNISEALRCIQIGLLCVQQNPHDRPTISFVVMMLGSEIQLPLPKEPALFVGKYSCQEYSSSCINDAPSVNELSISDLEAR; from the exons ATGGCACTAATAAGTTTCTACCTTCtcttttttttgtcaaaaattgTTTCAGCAACTGATACCATAACTCAGTCACAGTCTCTCACTGAAAACCAAACATTGGTTTCCAAGAATGAAAACTTCCAATTGGGTTTcttcactcttccccaaaactctagCAACCGTTATCTTGGGATTTGGTACAACAAGATACCGGTTCAAACCGTTGTATGGCTCGCAAACCGAGAAAAACCAGTCACAAAAGAAATACCTGCAGTCTTGATGATAAACAAAACACAGAATAATAATGACACACTTATCCTCCATCAGAATTACTCTGTTCTATGGTCTATAACTCCTTCTAGAAGAGCTCGAAATATGGTTCTTCAGCTATTGGATTCTGGAAACCTTGTTCTGAgagaaaaaaatgatgaaaatgaAGAGAATTATCTATGGCAGAGTTTTGATTACCCTTGTGATACACTCTTGCCAGGGATGAAGCTTGGCAAGGATTTAAGGACTGAGTTCGATAGGCGAGTAACCGCGTGGAAGAACGAGTATGATCCTTCAATTGGAAATTTGTCTTGGGGAATGGATGTTACCAATTGGCCTCAACAGATGCAGAGAGTAGGATCAATGAAGCAGTACAACAGAGGTTCTTGGAATGGAATTGACTACACTGGCAGACCTACCATAAGGCCTAGTCCGGTTTTCGAGTTCAAGTACTTTGCCGATGACGAACAAGTCTACTTCATGTTTAGCCTTGTGAATAGCTCTGTCAAAGCTAGGATGGTTCTGAACCAGAGCAGTTATAAGCTCCTGCATTTGGCGTGGGACGAGGCGGCACGAGAGTGGAATGTTTATGGCTTGTTACCAAGAGATTTTTGTGATGATTATGGTGCTTGTGGTCCTAATGGTAATTGTGATGTTAGCAAGTTACCATATGCTTGTGATTGTTTGAGAGGGTTTAGGCCTAAGTCATCAAGAGATTGGAAGGCAATGAACTACCAAGGAGGTTGCTTGCGCGACAAGCCACTGAATTGCGAAAGCGATGGATTTATTAAGTATGGGAAGATGAAAGTGCCTGATACTGAGAATTGTTGGTACTTGAATCAGAGCAAGAACTTGGAGGAGTGCAGAGATACATGCTTGAGGAATTGTTCTTGTATGGCTTATACGAATTCGGATATTCGAGGAGAAGGCAATGGCTGTGCTTTGTGGTTTGGTGATCTTAATGACTTGAGGGTTCAACCAAATGCAGGGCAAGACCTATATGTTAGAGTGCCAGCTTCAGAATTAG atACAAACAATGGAGACAGGATGAAGATAGGATTTGCAGTTGGGGGCACTATTACAATATTAAGTGGATTACTGTTAGTTCTTTATTTCATATTCATAAGAGGAAGGAGTGCAACAATGAAAA AGTGCGCATCAGTAGCAGATCATTTAAAGGAAGAACAGGAAGAGGATTTGGAGCTTCCTTTGTTTGACCTATCTAGTATAGTTAGTGCTACTGACAACTTTTCAATCAACAATAAGCTTGGAGAAGGAGGTTTTGGACCAGTATACAAG GGAACATTGGAAAATGGAGAAGAAATTGCTGTCAAGAGACTTTCTAGAGGCTCCAAAcaaggtgtcaaggaatttaaGACTGAAGTTGCGTTAATAGCTAAACTTCAACACCGTAATCTTGTAAAGCTTTATGGATCTTGCATTCAAGACCAAGAGAAATTGCTTATATATGAATATATGCCTAACAAAAGCTTAGATTTGTTCATATTTG ATCAAACCCAACGGATGCTGATGGATTGGTCTAAGCGATTTCACATCATTTGCGGAATCGCTAAGGGTCTTCTTTATCTTCATCAAGATTCAAGACTCATAATTATTCATAGAGATCTTAAGACGAGCAACATATTGTTGGATAGTGAGATGAATCCTAAGATATCAGACTTCGGCTTGGCTAGAATTTTAGAGGTGGACCAAACCTCAAAAACTTCGCGCGTTGTTGGAACTTA TGGATATATGGCACCAGAATATGCATTAGATGGAAACTTTTCGGTAAAATCAGATGTCTATAGTTTTGGTATTCTATTGCTAGAGATAATAActggaaagaaaaataaaggaaatcATCGCCAGAAAGACGGTACAAACCTTATTGAATAT GCATGGAATTTCTGGACAGAAGGGAGGCCCTTAGAATTGATTGATGAATATATGATAGACTATTGCAATATTTCTGAAGCATTGCGATGCATCCAAATTGGTCTTTTGTGCGTGCAACAAAATCCACATGATAGACCAACCATATCATTTGTGGTTATGATGTTAGGTAGTGAAATTCAGTTGCCTCTTCCAAAAGAACCAGCTCTTTTTGTTGGAAAGTATTCATGTCAGGAATATTCTTCTTCATGTATAAATGATGCACCTTCTGTTAATGAGTTAAGTATCTCAGATTTAGAAGCTCGTTAG